The genomic region ATTGTGAGGCTGTCCAGTTTCGAGCAGTTGTAGAACGCACGTCCCCCCATGTTTGTCAGGGTGTCCGGAATGGCAACGCTGGTGAGTTCCGGGCAGTTCTCGAACGCGGAGTCTCCGATAGATGCAACCCCGCTTGGAAGAGTCACACTGGCAAGTTTCAAGCAATCGGAGAACGCATTGTTGCCTATGGATGCAACGCTGTTTGGTATCGTCACATTGGTGAGGTTATAGCATTGCTCAAATGCAGATTCTCCGATGGATGCCACGGTGTCGGGGATAGTCACCTGGGCAAGGTGCGAACACCGTTCGAACAAGCCATTCCCAATCGATGTAAGGCTGCTTGGAATGACAGCGTCAGTGATTCCAGTGCAACCGGAGAACGCATAGTTGCCTATGGATGTGATGGTGTCAGGGAGGTTGACACTCGTGATTCCCGAGCAACCGGAGAACGCATAGTTTCCGATGGATGTGATGGTGTCAGGGAGGTTGACACTCGTGATTCCCGAGCAACCGGAGAACGCATAGTTTCCGATGGATGTGATGGTGTCAGGGAGGTTGACACTCGTAAGTCCCGAGCAACTGGAGAACACATAGTCCTCGATGGATATGACATTACTCGGGATCTCAACGCTGGAGAGACCCTTACAGAAGATGAATGCCCGCTCTTCAATGGATGTGACACTGAGTGGAATCGCATAGGAGCCATCCCTGCCTCGCGGATATCGGATAAGTGTTGTTTGGGGCTTATTAAATAAAACGCCATCCATACTGGAGTAGTCAGAATTGTTTGTATCAACATTAATGGCGATGAGTTGCGGGCAACCGTCGAACGCAGAATTCCCGATGGACGTGACGGTGCTTGGGATCTCAACACTGGTGAGGCCGGTGAAGTCGTAAAACGCGTCAGCGTCGATCGACGTGACAGGAAAGCCCTCAATTGTGTCAGGAATTATCAAGGTTAAGGTTCCCGATACCCCAGGATAAGAGTCGGTGATCGTCACTGTGTTGTCGGGGTTTACTTGATAGCTTATTAGCTTCCTGCAAGTATAGCCCAAATAATACGGTGTCGTGAATCCTGTTTTCCATCCGTAGAAATAGATGATGAATCCCGCTGCATTGTTGCGAAAGGTATTTGCATCAATACCTGAAGGAGCGTTTCCTTGGAAAATGACATTCCGGAGTTTTGAGCACTGCTCAAAGGCATAAAATCCGATAGATGTGACGCTGCTGGGGATCGTCACACTGGTGAGCTCGGCACAATATGAGAACGAGTCGTGACCGATAGATGTGACGCTGTCCGGAATGTTAATACTGGTGAGTCCGGTGCAATGTCCAAATACTGAATACCCGATTGATGTGATACTGCTTGGGATCTCGACATCGGTGAGTCCGGTGCTGGCGTAGAAAGCATAAGCGTCGATCGACGTGACGCTACCTGGGATCGCATAAGAGCCACTTCTGCCTGCCGGATAATCGATGAGTGTCGTTTGGGATTTGTCGAATAATACGCCGTCAATGCTGGAGTAGTTCGGGTTGCCTACATCCACATTAATGTCGGTCAGGCTAGAACAACCTAAAAATATGTGACTGCCAATGGCGGTGATGCTGCTTGGGATTGTCACACCAGTGAGGCTGGTGCAGCTGTAGAATGCCCGATCGCCTATTTGGTTTACGCTGCTGGGGATCGTGACATCGGTGAGGCCCGTGCAGGCAAAGAACGAATAATTGCCGATCGTTGTGATGTTACTGGGGATGCTCATACTGGTGAGCCCGGTGCAACGAGAGAACACATAATCGCCGATAGCCGTAATGCTGCCTGGGATGGTTACACTGGTAAGACCGGAGCATTCGTTGAATGCATAATCCCCGAGGGACGTGACGCTGTTTGGAAGAATTATACCAGTGAGACCGGAACAGTTTTGGAATGCCCCCTCTCCAATGGTTGTGATGTTGTTTGGTATACTGATGCTGGTGAGTGCTGTGCAGTCAGAGAACACATAATCTTCGGTGGCTGTGATGCCGGTCGGGATGGTCACACTGGTGAGCCCGTAGCATCGTTCGAAAGCACGGCTACCGATGGATGTGACGCTGCTCGGGATCGTGACACTAGCCAGTTCCGGGCAGTCGCTGAATGCGCGCTCTGCGATGGCTACGATATTACTACTTGGCATGTCGATGCTAGTGAGGCCGTAGCAGCCCTCGAAAGCGCTTATCCCAATGGATGTGACGCTGCTTGGGATGGTGATGGCTGTGAGTTCGTAGCAGTAATAGAACACGCCAGTCCCGATAGTTGTGACGCTTCCCGGAATCGTGTAAGAGCCAGTTTTGCCCGGAGGGTATTGGATGATGGTCGTTTGCGATTTATCAAATAATACGCCGTCAACACTGGAATAGTATGAATTGTTTATATCTACATCAATGCTGTTGAGGTTAGAGTATGTTGAGAACGCATAATTGCCGATGGATGTGACACTACTTGGGATGGTAATGCTTGTAAGTCCCGAGCAGCCTTCAAATGCATACTCCCCAATTGTTGTGACGCTGTCTGGGATGATCACGCTGGTTAGGTTGTAGCAGTAGGAGAGCGCATAATCTCCGATGGATGTGACTGATTTTCCGTCAATGGTTGTGGGAATGGCAATCGCACCGCCCGATCCTGTGTAGCCTGTAATCTCAACTTCGGTGTCCCCACTGATGAGTGTGTACTCGAAGTCGCCGGAGGTAAGGGCATGGGTGAGGGGTGCAACGCACACAAGCAGTGCCAGCGTGATGCAGTGCTTGAAACGGAAAACCTTGAAGGAGGATGCGCTCATTATTCTATAATTATCCTTAATGCGTTAGCTTTCTGAATGAAGCAGATTTTGCTGTCAATGCTTGCCTGTTTGTACGTTATTTGCCCCATTATAACTCTATGGGTTTGGGAAAGGCTTCGCGCCGTCGCTTTGCGAGCTATGGCGGACACGACGCCGGTCTAGAGAGTCAAAGGAGAGGTGAACCCCTTTTTTTTATGGTGTATTGCCTATGCAGCTATTCTCCGTTCTCCTTTTCAATTCGAAGGCTGCGGGCCATGGTAGAGGATGAGAGGGGAGTTCCGGATGAAGATCAACCACAAAGGTAATGACATGACCCTCTTTTGCCCACAAAGGTAATGTCATGACCCCCTTTTGCCCATTCCGAGCGCGGCTTCATATGGGTCGAAGTCGACGAAGAGTAGGCGAGGGTAAAGGGAGGCGAAAAATGGGGTTGAACTGGCCGGGAGCGGGTAGTTCTTGGTCAAGCCTTTATATTTTGCGTTTGCCCCCGTATGCCTCCCTGACGGTGTGCTGGAAGCGCGCCGAGTTGAAATAATGATTAGTTATCTTAAGCCGTAAATACGTGTTAGAGCTGAGTATCAGGTATATGTTAATCGAACATTTCTTCCAGGCGGATGGGAGAAACGTGGAGGAACTACGTATTATGACTTGTCACATTGGGGACCACCGACGAAGTTGGATATTGATCGTGCAAAAGCAAAATTTGTGAACGAACACTTGCATTAATTTTTCATTATCATGTTTAAACCTATTGCTTTGCTTTTGCTCGTATTATTGATGTGCTCATGTTCCCAAGAGCGAAAGCGGTCAATGTCTTTGGACTTACCCAGTGGAGATATGGTTCAATTGATATTGCTTGAAAATCATCTAGTTGTTCTATCGGAAGATAAGCCTATCGTTCGGATTACTGTAGCCAAAGATCGCTACTTTTTAGAAACTTTTGGTGCTGGAGTACCCTCCATCACTACGGAATATCGAAAATGGGATTTCGAGCCGAAGAGAATGTCTAGTATGCGAGGTCCTCTAGATGATCCTCTGATTTTATTGTACGGCGAAGACGGTTACGTTAAAAAAGAAACTCGAGTAAATGCTGTTCTAGAAGACCTATAGGAAATTGTAAACTGTCCGTAATATTGTCTTAATCGCCAAGCCTTGAAAAGGGGAAAACGCGAATGGCGCTAACTTAAGGAGCACAAACGAGTAAAAAACTCGACATAAAAAGCTTACGAAAGAGGCGTGAGCTTTTTATTGTTTTTGGATGCGAAACCTTGAACAATACCTACCCGGGATGAACCATTTCTTTGTGTCGAACCGGGGCCACTGAGCCGGCCCCGTAAAGTTGGACAGGTTGCTTCACCGAGGTTAAGTAAAGCAACCAATGAAAAAGAGACGAAAGTTCACATCCGAGTTCAAAAGCAAGGTAGCGCTGGAGGCGCTGCGGGAACAGCACCCGATCCACGAGATTGCGAAGCGTTATCAGATCCATCCGAC from Coraliomargarita parva harbors:
- a CDS encoding leucine-rich repeat domain-containing protein — translated: MSASSFKVFRFKHCITLALLVCVAPLTHALTSGDFEYTLISGDTEVEITGYTGSGGAIAIPTTIDGKSVTSIGDYALSYCYNLTSVIIPDSVTTIGEYAFEGCSGLTSITIPSSVTSIGNYAFSTYSNLNSIDVDINNSYYSSVDGVLFDKSQTTIIQYPPGKTGSYTIPGSVTTIGTGVFYYCYELTAITIPSSVTSIGISAFEGCYGLTSIDMPSSNIVAIAERAFSDCPELASVTIPSSVTSIGSRAFERCYGLTSVTIPTGITATEDYVFSDCTALTSISIPNNITTIGEGAFQNCSGLTGIILPNSVTSLGDYAFNECSGLTSVTIPGSITAIGDYVFSRCTGLTSMSIPSNITTIGNYSFFACTGLTDVTIPSSVNQIGDRAFYSCTSLTGVTIPSSITAIGSHIFLGCSSLTDINVDVGNPNYSSIDGVLFDKSQTTLIDYPAGRSGSYAIPGSVTSIDAYAFYASTGLTDVEIPSSITSIGYSVFGHCTGLTSINIPDSVTSIGHDSFSYCAELTSVTIPSSVTSIGFYAFEQCSKLRNVIFQGNAPSGIDANTFRNNAAGFIIYFYGWKTGFTTPYYLGYTCRKLISYQVNPDNTVTITDSYPGVSGTLTLIIPDTIEGFPVTSIDADAFYDFTGLTSVEIPSTVTSIGNSAFDGCPQLIAINVDTNNSDYSSMDGVLFNKPQTTLIRYPRGRDGSYAIPLSVTSIEERAFIFCKGLSSVEIPSNVISIEDYVFSSCSGLTSVNLPDTITSIGNYAFSGCSGITSVNLPDTITSIGNYAFSGCSGITSVNLPDTITSIGNYAFSGCTGITDAVIPSSLTSIGNGLFERCSHLAQVTIPDTVASIGESAFEQCYNLTNVTIPNSVASIGNNAFSDCLKLASVTLPSGVASIGDSAFENCPELTSVAIPDTLTNMGGRAFYNCSKLDSLTIQSGATSIGLRAFSNCSSLTDVTVPGSVTNIGESAFSSCSELTNVNIQSGVISIDKGAFSYCPKLMNIIIPSTVTSIGDSTFYSCSSLTSVAIPDSVISIGYAAFQNCQNLTNIDVDADNSSYSSINGVLFDKSQTAILQCPGGMDGPYVIPDSVTSIGNYAFTLCSGLTNVTLSSNVTSIGIYAFERCNGLTSIVIPRSVTSIGSRAFQYCFKLESAIFTGNAPSSVEYRAFYYTASNFTVYFYEDASGFTMPNWEGYPSVKLNLAENNDADNLPNSLERLLGTNPLNENSRLTTRLSQDGSGLKIYYGPHSDSCLFAVESTTDLSDPDSWQEVSGLSFEGDTNEKVANLPTTSESSIFYRLTVSEAP
- a CDS encoding transposase; amino-acid sequence: MKKRRKFTSEFKSKVALEALREQHPIHEIAKRYQIHPT